The genomic region CATTCCAGCAATCCATTAGCAAGGACAATCAACTTCTATCTGCTTCTATTCTCTTTAGCACGGCTTAATTCACTAGGATGCTGCTGCCTGAGAAGTTTGCCTTTTAAAGCTGCTGATCAGCCACAGTTTCCTTCCCAGTCGACACCACTTAGTGGCTATAGTAGCTCTGAATCTCAGgctgtatttaaaatgtctttttttagtAGTCACATTGACTTTACTCTACATGGAAAGGGCTTGAAAAGCTATCTATACCCCTGTGTTTCTATCCCAGGACACTCTTTCACAGTCTGTATTCAAAAGCATGCAAAACAATAAAGGCAATCCAGAGTTAGACATTGCTATTTGTGCATTTAGCACGACTTAATTGGACTACTACTAGACATCCATGTAGTAAAACTGAAGTGTCATGGGACACAAACGCCAGGCGGGACTGAACAGTTCTTGTGCAAGGTGCTTTTCACTCCCATTAGCATCAGTATCTGATCAGGTTCTCATTTTTCCCACCTCATCACAAATTCAGTGGTAGGAATACTTTTCCTCATTCCCTTTTATTAAATCTAATATAAAGATAATCTCATTGTCATATTGGAACAGAAGTACCTTCAATATCTGTTGAAATGCCTCTAAGCAATTATTCCCCTTTAAAGTTATAGCAGGTATCAGGGAGACAGACGAGAAATTCTATTACATcgtgaaagaagagaagaactaCAGGGAAGCCTTGATGCACTGCAGAGACAGAGGAGGAACACTCGCCATGCCTAAAGATGAGGCAACTAATGCCCTGATTGCTGACTACATCTCCAGCAGCGGCCTCTTCCGAGCCTTCATTGGGCTTAACGACATTGAAAAAGAAGGACAGTTTGTGTACGCAGACAACAGCCCACTGCAGAACTACAGTAactggaaggaaggagagcCTCACGACCCAGCTGGCCGTGAGGACTGTGTGGAAATGCTCAGCACAGGAGAGTGGAATGACTCCGAGTGCCAAGTAACCATCTACTTTGTCTGTGAATTTctcaaaaagaggaaataaaagtgcCACAGAATGTGCCTGACACCTGCTGTATATAAAACAATCCCTCCTCACTCACCCCCTGTAGGGAGTGGGGGACAGCCAGGGACGGGGCTCAAACCAGCCTTCACCTCACTGGATTGAGCAAGAGTAATTACTGTGAAGATGGCAGTGGCCACCAAGTCAGCACAGGTCTGCAgggaatttttatttcatatctaTGTGCAATTTAGACTGGGCATTTCTATGTGTAACTTAGGGGCAAGTTAGAGCAGGCAGAGGTGAATGTGATTTCACTAATGAATAATGATTTCactaaataatgaaaataattatttcactaAACTCACTGGTATATTAATTACTGATGTGCTTCTCCACCATCCACAGAAGGAAAGAGTGTGATCTTTATTCATTTTTGACCTGCACAGGAAGTCCCAGTAATTCCCTAGTGAATTCAGAGCTGGGAGAACAGATTTGCtgttcctttggaaaaaaatccttcttctATTAGAACCGTAGAGTAATTTCCATTGGAGGAGATCTTTGCAGGTCATCTGGTGAAATCTTCACACAAAGCAGAGCAAACTTCAAACTTAGATTAGAAGTTGTTATATTCTCCATAATTTGGCTGCGCCTCCTTAATATTGCCTGATGTGCCAGGGAGGACTCGCTCATCCCTGATTCCAACTGGCTGGTCTGAGGTGTGAAGTATTAACCTAGCAATGGCACTTCTCCATGCAAGCCTGCACAGCTTGTAGGCAACCTGAGAATAGATTGAGCAGTCCTAGCCCCTGATGTATTCCAAAGTCTGTGAAAAACATAGAAAAGTCTAGCACAAAGAGAACAGGGCAAAGGAGACAACACCATTGCTGCAGGCTGTAAACAGGCACATGTAATATCAGCTATATCCATGTGCATTGCTGGTTTAACAAGTGATTCTAGGAACACATTAACTCTCTAACTCAGTGGCCAATAATGATGTTTGACATCTAACTCTAAAATCACCTGTAATCGAGTGCCTCAGTCTTAAAGTATTTTGTAGATGTAATTCAACTGGCTGAAACAGTTAATAAGAGATGCAATTTGGCACTGTGTATGACaataaaaatagtaaatatATGACAAAAAGGGATTAATTTATGGTTATTTGGAAAGCATTGCCCTAGATTGTCTTGCTTTAATACGCCTGCTCAGGTACAAATGCCATGAAttgccatttattttcttcctctctcttttattatttattaaagtCATATGTAATCTACTCAATATGTGTAAGAATTAGCAAGATCAAAGCAATAGCTTAATCTGGGTTGCTTTTATGCTTGTGTGGTAAGGGAGGAAAGCAAATTGCAAAAGAATTCTCTGCCTACCTGCTGCACGCAGTGCACCTGACTGCAGCTCTGGTCCCCACCCACTCCTGGCATGGAAAGGTTTCTCTGTGAGGATGTTTCAACACAGGGAGGAAAAGTTTCACTTGATTTTCAGCAAGTGGGTGGGAGCAGGAACTCgcattgccttgttttgcagACAGCAGTATTAGCCTACCAAAGCATGGTTACTCACACAAAACTCTGGTTGGGGAGCGTGTGTGATCATGTGCATTTCTGAGTTCTGAACCCCTAGGGTCCTTAACATCCTTGGTACTATACCTATGCTTAAACCTCATGCCTAATCAAGTGCGGATCTGCAGACATTGGGCAGTAAAGGGGCTATAGCTCCTCATTGATATGATGCAGTACAGCATAGGAGCATCTGCGAAACTTCATATGATGTGATTTCACTATATATCTTCCCTTTTGTTGCATTTGTCTTTGTTTATGTGTTTTACAAAGCAGGTgtaactttttaaaagcagccAGATGCAAGTTGTTacttttgtcttatttttaaagacagttGAATACTTAGGAGCACAACAAATGTAACTAAAGTCTTTTTGGAAACACATTTCAGTCATGAatcatctgttctttttttccctttactaGATGTTTCACACCTTTGCTATCTTACTAACCTCTCAGCAGTGAATTGTCTTGCAAGAGATACTCATTTTCCCAAGTTCCTACAAAAGAAGTCTTTATATCAGTTCTCCCACAACATTCCCTGAGCACGTGGGGCACTCTACCATTGGAGGATGGAAGAAGCAACAATGATGACCAGTCAGTCAGTAGAAGACTAAGtaaaaatgtgcagaaaaaTGTGAATACAGAGTTGGTGGAAGCTTGGCATGTGAACTGAGGAATTTATTTCCCACTGTGAGCCAGTTTCCAGgtcttgaaaatgttttaaagcttGTCAGAGGAAATCTAAAATGTTGTCAGTATATCCAAAAAGAAATCTCAGTTTAACAGCTCAGGAATCCCGGAGATTTCTGCAAGCTCACATATGCAAGATACAAAGCTTTCTCAGGacctgaagaaacaaaaataaattttctgcaaatacaaGGACAATTTCAAGGCTCTCCTTGTGAAAGgcacatttttccatttctactTTCTCAGATATGAACATTTTCCAGTGTAGGCATGTAACAGAGAACCCATTAAAGTTGAAGCAAGGAATGTATGCAATGTATGCAGTGCACTGTTTCCTCCTTGGACAGAACAGTGTGGGACAGATGGCAGTGGCCATGCATGCCTTGCTACTGAAAGACTCTCAAGAATGGGAAAGcaagatgatgatgataataataatgataataatgataataatgataataggaagaagaagacaaagaagacaaagaagaagaagaagaagaagaaaagaagaagaaggagaaggagaaggagaagaaaaagaagaagaacaacaacaacaacaactttACACCAAATTATCCAAGCAGTTTGGGAAGTAGAGGAGGCAAGGTTATGGAATAAAGACAAGTACCCTTGCTTATACTTCCCAGTTGTTCTAATTACAAGTAATTCATTAACTTCTGAGGATTCAGGCCATGGTTTCTCCCAGCACGCATGGATCTGGTTCGCAACATAGAGATCTCACACTGCACAGGCTATCATCAGTCCTTATATTCATCCCCTTTCGGTCATTGCAGACAGGTAAATTTCTCTGCACTTGAAGAAGGGTATTAGTCTGTTCCTATTCCAATGGAGGAGAGGCTTACTAGAAAAGCTACAAATGCAGGCCAGCTGCTTGTATGGTcagcagaaaatggaaagtAGAGGAGAGATTTGGAAAAGGTTCAAGAGAGACCCTCAGAAGCACAGCCCTGCATTGGTTCA from Phaenicophaeus curvirostris isolate KB17595 chromosome 3, BPBGC_Pcur_1.0, whole genome shotgun sequence harbors:
- the COLEC10 gene encoding collectin-10 isoform X2, translating into MSSKKEQQLRKYGTLVVLFIFQVQISGFDLDNRPTTDVCSTHTILPGPKGDEGEKGDRGEVGKQGKVGPKGPKGNKGPVGDVGDQGMLGKIGPIGGKGDKGAKGLMGVSGKKGKPVIAGIRETDEKFYYIVKEEKNYREALMHCRDRGGTLAMPKDEATNALIADYISSSGLFRAFIGLNDIEKEGQFVYADNSPLQNYSNWKEGEPHDPAGREDCVEMLSTGEWNDSECQVTIYFVCEFLKKRK